The following are encoded in a window of Flavobacteriales bacterium genomic DNA:
- the crtI gene encoding phytoene desaturase — protein sequence MKHALVIGTGFAGLAAAASLARKGFRVTVLEKNAEPGGRARVWRDRGFSFDMGPSFYWMPEVFERFFADFGERVEKHYDLLRLDPSYAVVFGPGRKWDLPADPIALRAFFESKEKGAGAQLDRFLAEARLKYDLGMGELVYRPSLSWGEYMHPGLIGGLLRTKVFRSLRKHVRSHFKDEKLRLLMEFPVLFLGASPQNTPALYSLMNYADMELGTWYPMGGMGKVVDAFVRVATKQGATIRYNEPVERIVVEGGRAVGVETPNGMIRADLLVAGADYHHVEQHLLPEDMRSYSKNYWEERTMAPSGLLFYLGFDRKLPHLDHHTLFFDESLDRHSAEIYDQPAWPSKPLFYTSCASKTDPSVAPEGKENMVILIPIAPGLDDREETRERYYHMVMERLGKHLGFDPRPHVELKRSYSINDLQADYNAFRGNAYGMANTMLQTGPLRPSMKSRKVKGLYYTGQLTVPGPGVPPAIISGQVVADLIEKESVRNTVKA from the coding sequence ATGAAGCATGCCCTGGTCATAGGCACCGGTTTCGCCGGGCTGGCCGCCGCCGCTTCACTGGCGCGGAAGGGTTTCCGCGTGACGGTGTTGGAGAAGAATGCCGAACCAGGCGGCCGTGCCCGCGTGTGGCGCGACCGGGGCTTCTCCTTCGACATGGGGCCTTCCTTCTACTGGATGCCCGAGGTCTTCGAGCGCTTCTTCGCCGACTTCGGTGAGCGTGTGGAGAAGCACTATGATCTCCTCCGGCTGGACCCCTCCTACGCCGTGGTCTTCGGTCCAGGGAGGAAATGGGACCTGCCCGCTGACCCCATCGCGCTGCGCGCCTTCTTCGAGAGCAAGGAGAAGGGTGCCGGTGCACAGTTGGACCGCTTTCTGGCCGAAGCCAGGTTGAAATACGACCTGGGCATGGGAGAGCTGGTCTATCGCCCATCACTCAGTTGGGGCGAATACATGCATCCGGGCCTGATCGGTGGCCTGCTGAGGACCAAGGTCTTTCGCAGCCTGCGCAAACATGTGCGTTCCCACTTCAAGGATGAGAAGCTGCGGCTGCTCATGGAGTTCCCTGTGCTCTTCCTGGGGGCATCACCACAGAACACGCCCGCCCTGTACAGTCTGATGAACTACGCCGACATGGAACTCGGGACCTGGTACCCCATGGGCGGCATGGGCAAAGTGGTGGATGCCTTCGTGCGTGTGGCGACGAAACAGGGCGCCACCATCCGCTACAACGAGCCAGTGGAGCGCATCGTGGTGGAAGGCGGGCGGGCCGTGGGTGTTGAGACCCCCAACGGCATGATCCGTGCGGACCTGTTGGTGGCAGGCGCTGACTACCACCATGTGGAGCAACACCTGCTGCCTGAGGACATGCGCAGCTACAGCAAGAACTACTGGGAGGAACGCACCATGGCCCCGAGCGGCCTGCTCTTCTACCTGGGCTTCGATCGCAAGCTGCCACACCTGGACCATCACACCCTGTTCTTCGACGAGTCGCTGGACCGGCACTCGGCGGAGATCTACGACCAGCCCGCATGGCCCAGCAAGCCCTTGTTCTACACCAGCTGCGCCAGCAAGACGGATCCCTCAGTGGCGCCCGAGGGCAAGGAGAATATGGTCATCCTCATCCCCATCGCTCCAGGTTTGGACGACCGCGAAGAGACCCGCGAGCGCTACTACCACATGGTGATGGAGCGCTTGGGCAAGCACCTGGGTTTCGACCCGCGGCCGCATGTGGAACTCAAGCGCAGCTACAGCATCAATGACCTGCAGGCCGATTACAACGCCTTCCGCGGCAACGCTTACGGCATGGCCAACACCATGCTGCAGACCGGACCCCTGCGTCCCAGCATGAAGAGCCGCAAGGTGAAGGGACTCTATTACACAGGCCAACTCACTGTTCCCGGCCCCGGCGTTCCGCCAGCCATCATCAGCGGACAGGTGGTGGCCGATCTGATCGAGAAGGAATCCGTTCGCAACACCGTCAAGGCATGA
- the idi gene encoding isopentenyl-diphosphate Delta-isomerase — protein sequence MEEQVLLVNERDEAVGTMGKLEAHQVGALHRAFSVFLFDDHGRLLLQKRAAGKYHSAGLWTNTCCSHPRPEEMLHNAAQRRLKEEMGIDTPLEHRFSFLYKAEFDNGLVEHELDHVFFGKWSGSVLPDPEEADDWKYMTIADLEQDLRRHPERYTVWLRSCWDQVRAQLNSGHPRPF from the coding sequence ATCGAGGAACAAGTGCTGCTCGTGAACGAGCGGGACGAGGCCGTGGGCACCATGGGCAAGCTGGAGGCCCACCAAGTGGGCGCACTGCACCGGGCCTTCTCTGTTTTCCTTTTCGATGACCACGGCCGCCTGCTGCTGCAGAAGCGTGCCGCCGGCAAATACCATAGTGCGGGCCTGTGGACCAACACCTGTTGCAGCCACCCCCGGCCGGAGGAAATGTTGCATAATGCCGCCCAACGCCGGCTGAAAGAGGAAATGGGCATCGATACGCCACTGGAGCACCGATTCAGCTTCCTGTACAAAGCGGAATTCGACAACGGTCTGGTGGAGCATGAGTTGGACCACGTCTTCTTCGGCAAATGGAGCGGATCGGTCTTGCCCGATCCGGAGGAGGCCGACGACTGGAAGTACATGACCATCGCCGACCTGGAGCAGGACCTGCGCCGGCATCCCGAACGCTACACCGTGTGGTTGCGCTCCTGCTGGGACCAGGTGCGCGCGCAGCTCAACAGCGGCCACCCACGTCCCTTCTGA
- the folE gene encoding GTP cyclohydrolase I FolE: MLMKKNGVHIATADDLGTLAHLQAVDTPMRPDAFVMGPEKKVERIAHHFKAIMETLGLDLTDDSLQGTPQRVARMFVNEVFSGLDPENKPEPTLFNNKFGYKGMLVERDITVHSFCEHHFVPIIGKATVAYYSSGQVVGLSKLDRIVKYYAARPQVQERLTEQIAAELKLVLNTDDVAVLIDAEHMCVKLRGVKDECSSTVTSHFSGRFEDVDVRNEFLAYLKK; this comes from the coding sequence ATGTTGATGAAAAAGAACGGCGTGCACATCGCCACTGCCGATGACTTGGGAACGCTTGCCCACCTGCAGGCCGTGGACACCCCCATGCGGCCCGATGCCTTCGTGATGGGCCCGGAGAAGAAGGTGGAGCGCATAGCCCACCACTTCAAGGCCATCATGGAGACCCTCGGACTCGACCTCACGGACGACAGCCTGCAGGGCACCCCGCAGCGCGTGGCCAGGATGTTCGTGAACGAGGTGTTCAGCGGATTGGACCCGGAGAACAAACCCGAACCCACTCTCTTCAACAACAAATTCGGCTACAAGGGCATGCTGGTGGAGCGCGACATCACCGTGCACAGCTTCTGCGAGCACCACTTCGTGCCCATCATCGGCAAGGCCACGGTGGCCTACTACAGCAGCGGCCAGGTGGTGGGGCTCAGCAAACTGGACCGCATCGTGAAGTACTATGCGGCCAGACCCCAGGTGCAGGAGCGCCTCACCGAGCAGATCGCCGCGGAACTGAAATTGGTGCTCAATACCGACGATGTGGCCGTGCTGATCGATGCCGAGCACATGTGCGTGAAGCTGCGCGGTGTGAAGGACGAGTGCAGCAGCACCGTCACCAGCCATTTCAGCGGAAGGTTCGAGGACGTGGATGTACGGAACGAATTCCTGGCTTACTTGAAGAAGTGA
- a CDS encoding bifunctional folylpolyglutamate synthase/dihydrofolate synthase — MTYPETLAYLHARLPMFQRIGKAAYKADLANTHALMELLDHPERELRCVHVAGTNGKGSTSHLIASVLQEAGYKTGLHTSPHLKDFRERFRINGVVIPEAEVVRFVEAHRSGFEPIEASFFEWGVALAFWWFREQAVDIAVIETGMGGRLDSTNVLSPEVSVITNVGWDHMDFLGNSLEAIAAEKAGIIKAGVPVVIGEAGGAVADVFKRHAAAKDAPITFVDQHAPLPFPPGLIGEHQQRNARTAWTAMRVLCERGLPVPDPAIENGFSKVVANTGLRGRWETIAHEPITMADVAHNVDGMRAVNALLASTPYHRLHIVLGTVNDKDLGRVLAELPKEANYYFCKADIPRGLEAETLRVLAMEGGLHGAAYGSVRSAYAAARSSAGTEDLILVTGSVFVVAEVL, encoded by the coding sequence GTGACCTACCCGGAAACGCTGGCGTACCTGCACGCCCGGCTTCCCATGTTCCAGCGCATCGGCAAGGCGGCGTACAAGGCCGATCTGGCGAACACCCATGCGCTCATGGAACTGCTGGACCACCCGGAAAGGGAGCTGCGCTGTGTACATGTGGCCGGCACCAACGGCAAGGGCAGCACCTCGCACCTCATCGCCAGTGTGCTGCAGGAAGCAGGCTACAAGACAGGCCTTCACACCTCACCACATTTGAAGGACTTCCGCGAACGCTTCCGCATCAACGGCGTCGTGATCCCAGAGGCGGAAGTGGTGCGCTTCGTGGAGGCGCATCGCAGCGGCTTCGAACCCATCGAGGCCTCCTTCTTCGAATGGGGCGTTGCGCTCGCCTTCTGGTGGTTCAGGGAGCAGGCGGTGGACATCGCGGTGATCGAGACCGGCATGGGTGGAAGGCTGGACAGCACCAACGTGCTCAGCCCCGAGGTGAGCGTGATCACCAATGTGGGCTGGGACCACATGGACTTCCTGGGGAACAGCCTGGAGGCCATCGCTGCGGAAAAAGCAGGCATCATCAAAGCCGGGGTACCCGTGGTGATCGGGGAAGCCGGTGGTGCGGTGGCCGATGTGTTCAAGCGTCACGCCGCCGCCAAGGATGCGCCCATCACCTTCGTGGACCAGCATGCCCCGCTCCCTTTTCCCCCGGGGCTCATCGGGGAGCATCAGCAAAGGAATGCCCGCACGGCGTGGACGGCGATGCGTGTGCTGTGTGAGCGCGGTCTTCCTGTACCGGATCCGGCGATCGAGAACGGTTTTTCCAAAGTGGTCGCCAACACAGGCCTGCGTGGCCGTTGGGAGACCATCGCCCATGAACCGATCACAATGGCCGATGTGGCGCACAACGTGGACGGCATGCGGGCTGTGAACGCACTGCTTGCGAGCACGCCATACCATCGGCTGCATATCGTTCTGGGTACCGTGAACGACAAGGACCTGGGACGTGTGCTGGCCGAACTTCCCAAGGAAGCCAACTACTACTTCTGCAAGGCTGATATACCGCGCGGCCTGGAGGCTGAAACGCTGCGCGTGCTGGCCATGGAAGGGGGCCTGCATGGCGCGGCCTATGGATCCGTAAGAAGCGCCTACGCCGCCGCCAGGTCATCCGCAGGAACGGAAGACCTCATCCTGGTCACGGGCAGTGTGTTCGTGGTGGCCGAGGTGCTCTGA
- a CDS encoding RNA polymerase sigma factor: MSTLEFNQQLIGLRQQLYYFALSLTKDRDNASDLLQESTLRAMTYREKFRDNTNFKAWMYTIMKNTFINDHRRAKRTRALMDTVDRERDQVRLVQTPGSAESTVKMSEIERSLELLDEAFKLPFLMHHEGHKYHEIAEHMGIPIGTVKSRIHQARQRLMAMLTDKHVLN; encoded by the coding sequence ATGTCCACCCTCGAGTTCAACCAGCAGCTGATCGGGCTCCGGCAGCAGTTGTACTACTTCGCCCTGAGCCTGACCAAGGACCGTGACAACGCCAGCGACCTGTTGCAGGAGAGCACCCTGCGCGCGATGACCTACCGTGAGAAGTTCCGGGACAACACCAACTTCAAAGCGTGGATGTACACCATCATGAAGAATACCTTCATCAACGATCACCGCCGGGCCAAGCGCACCAGGGCCCTGATGGACACCGTGGACCGCGAGCGCGACCAGGTCCGCTTGGTACAAACGCCCGGCAGCGCTGAGTCCACTGTGAAAATGAGCGAGATCGAACGTAGCTTGGAACTGTTGGACGAGGCCTTCAAATTGCCCTTCCTCATGCACCATGAAGGTCACAAATACCACGAGATAGCCGAGCACATGGGCATCCCCATCGGCACGGTCAAGAGCCGCATCCACCAGGCGCGCCAACGATTGATGGCGATGCTCACCGACAAGCACGTGCTCAACTGA
- a CDS encoding SRPBCC family protein: MAVHVLDRELLLPIGLDEAWAFFSSPRNLARITPPDMGFSIREPFDDRACHTGQLIGYTVKPLLGIPLTWVTRIEAVEAPYRFVDTQLRGPYKRWWHQHTFTAVEGGVVMRDRVEYELPFGPLGALAHVIFVKRRLKNIFDFRTRTLLELFGEGRPGKTEAQAA; encoded by the coding sequence ATGGCGGTCCATGTGCTCGACCGGGAATTATTGCTCCCCATCGGCTTGGATGAAGCGTGGGCGTTTTTCAGCTCCCCCCGCAACCTGGCGCGGATCACCCCGCCGGATATGGGGTTCAGCATACGCGAACCGTTCGACGACCGCGCCTGCCACACCGGGCAGCTGATCGGGTACACCGTGAAGCCCTTGTTGGGCATCCCACTCACCTGGGTCACGCGGATCGAGGCCGTGGAGGCCCCGTACCGCTTCGTGGACACCCAGCTCCGAGGGCCCTACAAGCGCTGGTGGCACCAACACACCTTCACCGCCGTGGAGGGTGGCGTGGTGATGCGTGACCGCGTGGAATACGAGCTTCCCTTTGGGCCACTGGGCGCATTGGCCCACGTTATCTTCGTCAAGCGCAGGCTGAAGAACATCTTCGACTTCCGAACCAGAACACTATTGGAGCTGTTCGGAGAAGGCCGGCCTGGCAAGACCGAAGCACAGGCGGCATAG
- the ccoG gene encoding cytochrome c oxidase accessory protein CcoG translates to MEQLNTDSAESFRDSIATVDKQGKRVWLYPKKPGGRYTNWRNVVGMVLLAFLFVGPFIRIGGEPLLMIQVIERRFVLFGQTFWPQDIHLFVLAFIALIVFIALFTVVFGRLFCGWVCPQTIFMELVFRRIEYWIEGDRNHQIALNKAPWTTEKVLKKSGKHAIFLGIAFLISHTFLAYIIGTEELFQVVSQPPAANLAGFIALMVFMLAFYGVFAFLREQVCTTICPYGRLQGVLLDRDSVVIAYDRVRGEKRSSYRKGEDRAAVGKGDCIDCNACVVVCPTGIDIRNGTQLECVNCTACIDACDHIMDRIEKPRGLIRYASENGIVEKRSFSFTMRMKAYTAVLLLLVGVMVALIVTRSDVEATVLRTPGTLYQKQDDGRISNLYQYRLVNKTSRDMPIRMELLDARGEVRLAGRDIMLERSSQAEGQMFIILDAAEVKGMKNRVRIGVYSGDKLLEEITALFTGPMPGTS, encoded by the coding sequence ATGGAGCAGCTAAACACCGATAGCGCCGAAAGCTTCCGTGACTCGATCGCCACGGTGGACAAACAGGGCAAACGGGTTTGGCTCTACCCGAAGAAACCTGGCGGCCGCTATACCAACTGGCGCAATGTGGTGGGGATGGTCCTGCTGGCCTTCCTCTTCGTGGGGCCTTTCATCCGCATAGGCGGCGAGCCGTTGCTGATGATCCAGGTCATCGAGCGACGATTCGTGCTCTTCGGGCAGACCTTCTGGCCGCAGGACATCCATCTCTTTGTGCTGGCCTTCATCGCACTGATCGTATTCATCGCGCTGTTCACCGTGGTCTTCGGCAGGCTGTTCTGCGGCTGGGTGTGCCCGCAGACGATCTTCATGGAACTGGTCTTCAGGCGCATCGAGTATTGGATCGAGGGCGATCGCAACCACCAGATCGCGCTGAACAAGGCTCCTTGGACCACGGAAAAGGTCCTGAAAAAGTCCGGCAAACACGCCATCTTCCTGGGTATCGCCTTCCTCATCAGCCACACCTTCCTGGCCTACATCATCGGCACGGAGGAACTGTTCCAGGTGGTGAGCCAGCCACCTGCGGCCAACCTCGCGGGCTTCATCGCGCTGATGGTCTTCATGCTGGCCTTCTATGGGGTGTTCGCCTTCCTGCGCGAACAGGTCTGCACCACCATATGCCCATACGGCCGTCTGCAAGGCGTGCTGCTGGACCGCGACAGCGTGGTGATCGCCTATGACCGGGTGCGGGGCGAGAAACGCTCCAGCTACCGCAAGGGCGAGGACAGGGCCGCCGTGGGCAAGGGCGATTGCATCGACTGCAACGCCTGTGTGGTGGTCTGCCCCACGGGCATCGACATCCGGAACGGCACCCAGTTGGAATGCGTGAATTGCACCGCCTGCATCGATGCCTGCGACCACATCATGGACCGCATCGAGAAACCGCGTGGGCTGATCCGCTATGCGAGCGAGAACGGGATCGTGGAGAAGCGGTCCTTCAGCTTCACCATGCGCATGAAGGCCTATACGGCGGTGCTGTTGCTGCTGGTGGGTGTCATGGTCGCGCTCATCGTCACCCGCAGCGACGTGGAGGCCACCGTTCTTCGCACACCGGGCACACTTTACCAGAAGCAGGACGATGGCCGCATCAGCAACCTGTACCAGTACCGCCTGGTGAACAAGACCTCGCGCGACATGCCGATCCGCATGGAATTGCTCGATGCACGTGGCGAGGTCCGGCTCGCTGGACGCGACATCATGTTGGAACGGTCAAGTCAGGCGGAAGGTCAGATGTTCATCATCCTCGATGCCGCCGAGGTGAAGGGCATGAAGAACCGTGTGCGCATCGGCGTGTACAGCGGCGACAAACTGTTGGAAGAGATCACGGCCCTTTTCACGGGCCCCATGCCAGGAACATCATGA
- a CDS encoding sterol desaturase family protein → MEFVAWATHKYVMHGFLWSLHRDHHRKDHYGFLERNDAFFLIFAIPSMVLFIVGSLQGLHTPWLWIGLGILVYGILYFIVHEVFIHQRIKWLRRTKNPYFLAIRKAHKVHHKHLQKEHGECFGMLVVPFKYYREAKKALEQQRTGRTAAA, encoded by the coding sequence ATGGAGTTCGTGGCGTGGGCCACCCACAAGTACGTCATGCACGGCTTTCTGTGGTCCCTCCACCGCGACCACCACCGCAAGGACCACTACGGATTCCTGGAACGCAACGACGCCTTCTTCCTGATCTTCGCCATACCCTCCATGGTGCTCTTCATCGTGGGGAGCCTCCAGGGCCTGCACACACCTTGGTTGTGGATCGGTCTGGGCATCCTGGTATACGGGATACTGTACTTCATCGTGCACGAGGTCTTCATCCACCAGCGCATCAAATGGCTGCGCAGGACCAAGAACCCATATTTCCTGGCCATCCGCAAGGCGCACAAGGTGCATCACAAGCATTTACAGAAGGAGCACGGCGAATGCTTCGGCATGCTGGTGGTGCCTTTCAAGTACTACCGCGAAGCGAAGAAGGCCTTGGAACAGCAGCGCACAGGGCGAACCGCCGCCGCTTGA
- a CDS encoding deoxyribodipyrimidine photo-lyase: protein MKPRLSVHWFRRDLRLADNHGLFRALTEHGDVLPLFIFDTEILDKLEDKADRRVDFIHRALTGMQEELGKRGSTLLVEHGRPMEVWKQLLERFEITAVTANHDHEPYAIARDKAVGDLLARHGVPFRTFKDISIFERDEVVKDDGGAYIVYSPYIRKWRSHFKPDMAKAYPSEAHGDRLLRGGSAPIPTLEALGFRRTDLIVPPGSVGDELLRHYAETRDLPAMNGTSRMSAHLRFGTVSVRELVRCSMDISPKYLNELIWREFFMQILWHFPKHDKAFKPAYDNISWRHDEAEFRAWCEGRTGYPLVDAGMRELNATGLMHNRVRMVTASFLTKHLLIDWRWGEAYFAAKLLDFELSSNNGGWQWAAGSGCDAAPYFRVFNPQLQQEKFDPQLKYVKKWVPELGSANYVRPMVVHDLARKRAIETYRSGLERWKAGPVKQQQTNLFA, encoded by the coding sequence ATGAAACCCCGCCTTTCCGTCCATTGGTTCCGTCGCGATCTGCGACTGGCGGACAACCACGGCCTATTCCGCGCGCTGACAGAGCACGGCGATGTGCTGCCGCTTTTCATCTTCGACACGGAGATCCTCGACAAGCTGGAGGACAAGGCCGACCGACGGGTGGACTTCATCCACCGGGCACTCACCGGCATGCAGGAGGAATTGGGGAAGCGCGGGTCCACACTGCTGGTGGAGCATGGCAGGCCCATGGAGGTGTGGAAACAGCTGCTGGAGCGGTTCGAGATCACGGCCGTCACCGCCAACCACGACCACGAGCCTTACGCCATCGCCAGGGACAAGGCCGTGGGCGATCTACTGGCCCGTCATGGGGTGCCCTTCCGCACCTTCAAGGACATCAGCATCTTCGAGCGGGACGAGGTGGTGAAGGACGATGGTGGCGCATACATCGTGTACTCCCCGTACATACGCAAATGGCGGTCGCACTTCAAGCCGGATATGGCGAAAGCCTACCCGAGTGAGGCGCATGGGGACCGTCTGTTGCGTGGAGGATCCGCCCCAATTCCCACGTTGGAGGCGCTCGGCTTTCGCAGAACCGACCTGATCGTACCCCCTGGCTCGGTCGGGGACGAACTGTTGAGACACTATGCCGAGACCCGGGACCTGCCAGCCATGAACGGCACCAGCCGCATGAGCGCCCACCTGCGTTTCGGTACCGTGAGCGTGCGTGAACTGGTGCGGTGCAGCATGGACATCAGCCCGAAGTACCTCAACGAACTGATATGGAGGGAGTTCTTCATGCAGATCCTCTGGCACTTCCCCAAGCACGACAAAGCCTTCAAACCAGCCTACGACAACATCTCCTGGCGCCATGACGAGGCTGAATTCAGGGCCTGGTGCGAGGGCCGGACAGGCTACCCACTGGTGGACGCGGGCATGCGCGAACTGAACGCTACCGGCCTGATGCACAACCGGGTACGCATGGTGACGGCCAGTTTCCTCACCAAGCATCTGCTCATCGACTGGCGCTGGGGTGAAGCCTACTTCGCGGCCAAGCTCCTGGACTTCGAGTTGAGCAGCAACAACGGGGGGTGGCAGTGGGCCGCCGGCTCCGGATGTGATGCCGCACCCTACTTCCGCGTCTTCAACCCACAACTCCAGCAGGAGAAGTTCGACCCTCAGTTAAAGTATGTGAAGAAGTGGGTTCCTGAGCTTGGATCGGCAAACTATGTGCGCCCAATGGTCGTTCACGACTTGGCCCGCAAGCGTGCCATCGAGACCTACCGATCGGGTCTGGAGAGATGGAAAGCCGGGCCGGTGAAGCAACAACAGACCAACCTATTCGCTTGA
- a CDS encoding phytoene/squalene synthase family protein: MNTVALYDKVCLKASRHTTYSYSTSFSLGIRSLDKRFHAPIHAIYGFVRFADEIVDTFHGYDKEDLLKHFREDTHRAIDDGISLNPILHSFQRVVNGFHIEPELYDTFLDSMAMDLTDTAHDQRSYETYILGSAEVVGLMCLRVFCEGDDALYQRLKPSAMKLGAAFQKVNFLRDLKDDHQNLGRTYFPGIDVARLDADTKHRIEQDIQHDFDEALAGIRQLPKGARFGVYMAYIYYVNLFRKIKALPCDRIMRERVRVRNRRKIALLTTSYLRHSFGLL; encoded by the coding sequence ATGAATACCGTCGCATTGTACGATAAGGTCTGCCTGAAAGCGAGCAGGCACACCACCTACAGCTACAGCACCTCGTTCTCGCTCGGCATCCGTTCGCTGGACAAGCGTTTCCACGCACCGATACACGCCATCTATGGTTTCGTGCGTTTCGCCGACGAGATCGTGGACACCTTCCATGGCTACGACAAGGAGGACCTGCTGAAGCACTTCCGCGAGGACACCCACCGCGCCATCGACGATGGCATCAGCCTCAATCCCATCCTGCACAGCTTCCAGCGCGTGGTGAACGGATTCCACATCGAGCCGGAACTCTATGACACTTTCCTGGACAGCATGGCCATGGACCTCACCGACACGGCCCATGACCAACGCAGCTACGAGACGTACATCCTGGGCAGCGCCGAGGTGGTGGGCCTGATGTGCCTGCGCGTGTTCTGCGAGGGTGACGATGCCCTGTACCAGCGCCTGAAGCCCTCCGCCATGAAGTTGGGCGCGGCCTTCCAGAAGGTGAACTTCCTGCGCGACCTGAAGGACGACCACCAGAACCTGGGCCGCACCTACTTCCCGGGCATCGATGTGGCGAGGCTGGACGCGGATACCAAACACCGGATCGAACAGGACATCCAACACGACTTCGACGAGGCCCTGGCAGGCATCCGCCAACTGCCCAAGGGAGCGCGTTTCGGGGTCTACATGGCGTACATCTACTACGTGAACCTCTTCCGCAAGATCAAGGCCCTGCCATGCGACCGGATCATGCGGGAGCGCGTGCGTGTGCGCAACCGCCGGAAGATCGCCCTGCTCACCACCAGCTACCTGCGCCACAGCTTTGGCCTGCTTTGA
- a CDS encoding sulfite exporter TauE/SafE family protein yields MVPGSIATAFVLGLLGSAHCIGMCGPLALAVPSARHSLAARLGGALAMNGGRIITYGMLGAAFGVFGRGLQLAGLQQGVSIVLGVLILVGLLAPRLLRWLPIGAVLGGYVLRMQGVMARQLKRTSPEGLFFTGMLNGLLPCGLVYLAAAGALAQDSALHGMLFMLFFGLGTWPALVGLKLGGSCAGPELRKALRRLTPYAYALMGVLFILRGLDLGIPFISPDLPEANTTLMECAASPAH; encoded by the coding sequence ATGGTGCCCGGGTCGATAGCCACCGCCTTTGTGCTGGGCCTGCTGGGCAGCGCGCATTGCATCGGCATGTGCGGCCCGTTGGCCTTGGCGGTGCCCTCCGCCCGTCATTCGCTCGCTGCCCGGCTGGGTGGCGCCTTGGCGATGAACGGGGGGCGCATCATCACTTATGGCATGCTGGGTGCCGCGTTCGGCGTTTTCGGTAGGGGACTCCAACTGGCCGGCCTGCAACAGGGCGTATCCATCGTGCTGGGTGTGCTCATCCTGGTCGGGCTGCTGGCGCCGCGTCTCCTCCGTTGGCTGCCCATCGGTGCGGTGTTGGGCGGTTATGTGCTTCGCATGCAGGGCGTGATGGCCAGGCAGCTGAAGCGTACGTCGCCCGAGGGGCTCTTCTTCACCGGCATGCTCAATGGCTTGCTGCCATGTGGCTTGGTCTATCTGGCGGCCGCAGGGGCCCTCGCACAGGACAGTGCACTACACGGTATGCTCTTCATGCTGTTCTTCGGCCTGGGCACCTGGCCCGCCCTGGTGGGCTTGAAGCTGGGCGGCAGTTGCGCCGGTCCGGAGTTGCGCAAGGCACTGCGGCGGTTGACGCCTTACGCCTATGCCCTGATGGGTGTGCTGTTCATACTGCGTGGGCTGGATCTCGGCATACCCTTCATCAGCCCCGATCTGCCTGAGGCGAACACCACGCTGATGGAGTGTGCGGCCTCGCCGGCACATTGA
- a CDS encoding FixH family protein → MRPHTGHWIVAVMAAFILIMAHFMVRAYHNQESLVAEDYYARELRYQEQIDKLGNAAALGEQVRTTVMPGRLRLEFPGSLSGEVITGELFLMRPNDPRADRRIPLHVDPQGSFTMDTEDMAKGAYTMHLEWQAGGVAYLTEDRIHLD, encoded by the coding sequence ATGAGACCGCACACCGGACATTGGATCGTGGCCGTCATGGCCGCCTTCATCCTCATCATGGCGCACTTCATGGTGCGCGCCTACCACAACCAGGAGAGCCTGGTGGCCGAGGACTACTACGCGCGCGAACTGCGCTACCAGGAACAGATCGACAAGCTGGGCAACGCCGCGGCCTTGGGCGAACAGGTGCGGACCACGGTGATGCCGGGGCGATTGCGACTGGAGTTCCCCGGGTCGTTGTCGGGAGAGGTGATCACGGGGGAGTTGTTCCTCATGCGCCCGAACGACCCGCGCGCCGATCGTCGCATCCCCTTGCATGTCGACCCACAAGGCAGCTTCACCATGGACACCGAGGACATGGCCAAGGGCGCCTATACCATGCACTTGGAATGGCAGGCCGGTGGTGTGGCGTATCTCACGGAGGACCGTATCCATCTGGATTGA